A stretch of DNA from Candidatus Bathyarchaeota archaeon:
CAATGAAAAGAAGAAACAGGCTCCAAATTATGGCAGAAATATTGAGTTTATGCAAGCGACCACAGGCGAAGACAAAAGTGATGTATAGTGTGAGTCTATCATGGAAAGTTTTAGTGAAGTATCTCTCCTACCTTCAATCACAAGGGCTACTGGAAGTTCATAATAGCCCAATTAAATATGCTACAACTCCAAAGGGGCTTAGTTTCGTCGGAAAATGGACAGAATTGGCAGAACTCATTTAGCTCTATATATCTGCATTTTAGAATACGATATCTTAACCAGACAAAATAACCAAGCGTTCGTTTTTGACGTTTTAGAACGTATTAAGATGTTACTATTTTTGGTTAATGCAATGGATTATTTCGCTATCCATCAGTATTGAAATCAGAATATTTCAGTCATGTCAATCATTATCACAATTGAATAGACATAGCCAATATCCTACCACATTATTAAAGCAGAATACTGCTGTGTCGGGAGGATTAGAAAAAAAGGGAAGATATGTGTCAATGTCGTGGTTTTAAGTTGTTAGTACGCTGCGTGTTAATGGCGAAGATTCAAATTCCGAAATTAACTCCAACCCTTTCTCAGTAGTTTTATACAATCTACCATATTCTTCGACAAAACCTTTGGCTTTTAGAAAACCAAGGTATCTGTTGAACTGCTCGAAACTTAATGAAACTGAGCTGAGCAAATGTGTTTTCAATATGCCTTTTCTTGCGGCTCTCAAAATGGTCACTGTAATTACCAGAGATCCCCTTCTCCCTGACGGAAAATCCAACTTCATGGCTTATCTAGATATATTATATAAGTATTTTCTATAACATAAACCTATTTGCTGACACCAATGGTAATGTCAAATTAATCCTTTTAACTACGCATATAGCTGAAATATTATTAGCAATCTTGTATATGATTATGAAAGATGTTAAAGGGAAACGGTAACGTCTTTGATCTTCGGGATAGTATTCGCTAAGAGAAAAGGTCGACAGAAAGTCAGGCGCATTATTCATTATTCTTTACTATATTTCTTGTACACTGTTCTATATGGCATGAAGTACCTTTCAAAACTTTACATTTCCTGAGAACTTCATCGAAATTTCTTCTGTTTCTATTTTTCTTATACGTTCTCAAAGCATTCACTAACTCATCTTCGCTGATATTCACAATTTCTTTTTGAATCAACTTTGCAGTTAGACTTCCTATGAAAAGGTATTGGCAAAGAGAAGTGACATTCGAGACACGTCTAGAAATGCTCGCAGTCTCGAAATCCACAAGGCAGGGTGAGTCATTCTGTTTGATAATTATGTGCTTTGGTGCATGGCTTAGCTCGCCATGATCTAAACCTGCCTTGTCCAATCTCCAAGCCTGTTCTAAAACTAAACGCAAAATGTAGCAGAGCCTTTCTCTTGTGTTTTTTCCATCAAGCGTTTTTATCCACTCTGGAAGCAATGTACCTTCAACATATTCCATTAACAGAAAGTTTTTGGTGGTTCCGAGTAGGCGAGGGCCAACATCTGTCTTGTTTGCTTTTCTGAGCATTTGCGCCTCACGTTGCATCGTTAATCTGTCTGCATCTGTTCTGCGAATCTTTAGGGCGACTTTTTTGTTTTCTCTATAAGCTATGACTACTATGCCTACGCAGCCTTTTCCCAAGACAGGTATATTCTGGACGTATTTCTGTCCTACAAATTGGATTGCTTCAATTCTTAATTCCTTTAATTCTTTAAGGCGACGCATTAATTCTTCTGCTTTACATGTTGGATAGCAAATGACACGTCTGTACTCTTCTTCGTTCAGTAATTCCAATGTGATCTTTTTGGTCTTCCTCAATTAGTGGCCTCAGCAAGTATGTTTACTGGAAGGATGTATTTGAAGAAAAGTTTTGTGTGTGCAGAGCTTAGAATAGAATATTAGGCATTTGCCTGAAACAGTTGTGGTGAAGAGAGATGATTTTTCTCAAAGTGCACGCACTGAATTCTTTGCTGATAGTCTCTTATTGATATATGTCGATTTTCGAAATAAGTGTTTTATTAAGATTTACGATACGTTGTCTTTTAGGCGCGACTCTTGAAAAACCAAAAGGAGAAACAAACCGTTGATCTGCTAGCTCTTCCACAAAGGAAAAGGGTTCACCTTTGCAAAGAAATTCATAATATCCTTGAACAAAGAGGCATCCAATGAAAAACCAAAATGGAAGCACAACAACCTTATAGAAACAAAAATTCCGCAGAAGTTTCAGATCCATATTTGTCGAGGATGAAAGACCAAGGCCGGAATTGCCTACCCCAAACACAAACTGACAACTTCTCCCGTGTAATCTGTGAGATTTTTAGAAGCTCTAAACCTTTTCCATAGCTTACAACAAGGAAAAGACAACTATCAGAGGAGCGAAAATCGAGGCAACTAGCGACATAACTGTTATCATCGTATTCAGTGATGGCCCTGCAGTGTCTTTGAAAGGGTCGCCAACAGTGTCACCTATAACTGCGGCCTTATGGGCATCTGAGCCTTTGCCTCCAAGTTTTCCGGCTTCAATGTACTTCTTAGCGTTGTCCCAAGCGCCACCGGAATTTGCCATAAACAACGCGAAGATTACGCCTGTAATTATGCTACCTCCGAGGAAGCCTCCTAGAGCTTCTTTGCCGAGAATAAATCCTATTGCAAGAGGAGATACAATTGCCAACACACATGGAAGTATAAGCTCTTTCAAGGCACCTTTTGTAGCTATATCAACGCATTTAGCATAATCAGGTTTAGCCTTTCCCTCAAGCAAGCCAGGGATTTCTCTAAACTGTCTTCTAATTTCCTCAATCATTCTGTCAGCGTTTGTCCCCACAGCCAAGATAAGAAGAGCTGAAAGCAGTGGGGGCATCATCGCACCAATAAAGAGACCAGTTATGACTGTAGGATTTGTTAACTCCATAACTAATGCCTCGCCTGTTACTCGCTCAACTATCTCACCATACATCGCAAATAGAGCTAGAACTGTCAAGGCCGCAGCACCTATAGCGAACCCTTTTGTTATGGCCTTGGAAGTATTACCTGCAGCATCAAGCCTATCAGCCACATCTATAACTTCCTGTTCCAGACCAGATTGTTCAGCGATTCCCTTAGCGTTGTCCACTATTGGTCCATAAGCATCGGCAGAAATTATAATCCCAACAATGGACAACATTCCAACAGCTGACATTGCAACACCATATAAACCAGCAAAATGCCATGATGCCAAAATAGCCACGCATATACCAATGACAGGCGGTACAATGCTCATTAAGCCATATGAGAATCCAGACAGAATGTTTATCGCCGCGCCAGTTTTTGCAGCTTCTGCGGTCTTCAAGACGGGTGAGCGGTCTATTGATGTAAAATAGTCAGTTGTAATACCAATGACCATTCCTGCAATCAGTCCAGAGAGTGTTGCATAAAATATTCCGAGCCCGCTATCTCCAAGCTCCAAATAATGAATTATCAAGAACATTAACCCTACGAATATGAAACATGTTGAAAAAGTTCCTCTGTTAAGAGATGCTCCTGGATTATCTTTTCTCCAGATTTTTATTAGAACAATTCCAATTATGGACGCCAAAACTCCTACTGAGGCAATTAACAGTGGAAGAATCATGAAAATCTCACTGGAAGCTCCGCCAATTCCCCAGCCTATTACCATTGCGGCCATAATAGCGGCGATGTAAGAGTCAACGAGATCTGCGCCCATACCTGCGACATCGCCTACATTATCGCCTACATTGTCAGCGATTACAGCAGGGTTTCTTGGGTCATCTTCAGGGATACCCATTTCAACTTTGCCAACCAAGTCTGCGCCTATATCTGCGGTTTTTGTGTAAATGCCTCCGCCAGCTTTCGCGAAAAGGGCGAGGGCACTTGCTCCGAAGCTAAATCCTAGAATGCTATCAAGCGCGAACTCTATACTGATCAATGTGCAGAGGGCGTAAAGGACGCCTAGTCCCAAAAGAGCCAATCCAACTATGGACAAGCCCATTATTGAACCTCCGAAAAACGCGGTTGGAAATGCCTCATTTAATCCCTTTCTTGCGGCATTCGCAGTTTTCACATTTGCTCTTACTGCTGCAGCCATAC
This window harbors:
- a CDS encoding serine/threonine protein kinase yields the protein MRKTKKITLELLNEEEYRRVICYPTCKAEELMRRLKELKELRIEAIQFVGQKYVQNIPVLGKGCVGIVVIAYRENKKVALKIRRTDADRLTMQREAQMLRKANKTDVGPRLLGTTKNFLLMEYVEGTLLPEWIKTLDGKNTRERLCYILRLVLEQAWRLDKAGLDHGELSHAPKHIIIKQNDSPCLVDFETASISRRVSNVTSLCQYLFIGSLTAKLIQKEIVNISEDELVNALRTYKKNRNRRNFDEVLRKCKVLKGTSCHIEQCTRNIVKNNE
- a CDS encoding sodium-translocating pyrophosphatase, with translation MGLLIIAPIAGLASIICALYLYYYLSKQETGSSKMKEIADAIKIGANAYLRRQNMTLAVFILIMALVLAIFLGAHIALAYVFGALCTTLASYIGMAAAVRANVKTANAARKGLNEAFPTAFFGGSIMGLSIVGLALLGLGVLYALCTLISIEFALDSILGFSFGASALALFAKAGGGIYTKTADIGADLVGKVEMGIPEDDPRNPAVIADNVGDNVGDVAGMGADLVDSYIAAIMAAMVIGWGIGGASSEIFMILPLLIASVGVLASIIGIVLIKIWRKDNPGASLNRGTFSTCFIFVGLMFLIIHYLELGDSGLGIFYATLSGLIAGMVIGITTDYFTSIDRSPVLKTAEAAKTGAAINILSGFSYGLMSIVPPVIGICVAILASWHFAGLYGVAMSAVGMLSIVGIIISADAYGPIVDNAKGIAEQSGLEQEVIDVADRLDAAGNTSKAITKGFAIGAAALTVLALFAMYGEIVERVTGEALVMELTNPTVITGLFIGAMMPPLLSALLILAVGTNADRMIEEIRRQFREIPGLLEGKAKPDYAKCVDIATKGALKELILPCVLAIVSPLAIGFILGKEALGGFLGGSIITGVIFALFMANSGGAWDNAKKYIEAGKLGGKGSDAHKAAVIGDTVGDPFKDTAGPSLNTMITVMSLVASIFAPLIVVFSLL